In Ctenopharyngodon idella isolate HZGC_01 chromosome 2, HZGC01, whole genome shotgun sequence, the following are encoded in one genomic region:
- the scp2a gene encoding sterol carrier protein 2 — MSAARNRVFVVGVGMTKFEKPGARDIDYPDMAKEAGERALTDAGIKYTDVQQACVGYVYGDSTCGQRAIYHSLGLSGIPIINVNNNCSTGSTALFMARQLVQGGLADCVLSLGFEKMERGSLSSKYMDRTNPMDKHMEVMINCYGMAAAPAAPQMFGNAGREHMEKYGTKPEHFAKIAWKNHKHSTNNPYSQFRDEYSLEQVINSRKVFEFLTLLQCCPTSDGAGAAVLASEKFVRRNGLEKKAVEIIAQEMVTDLSTTFEENSCMKMVGYDMTRLAAKKCFETAGLKASDVDVIELHDCFSANELITYEALGLCPEGKAGELIDRGDNTYGGKWVINPSGGLISKGHPLGATGLAQCAELCWQLRGEAGPRQVPRAKVALQHNIGLGGAVVVTLYRMGFPQETSSRIAAVPTSASTDLKGFKTHTVFKEIEKKLQEEGEAFVKKIGGVFAFKVKDGPGGNEALWVVDVKNGKGSVTNDEGKKADCTISMADSDLLDLMTGQINPQTAFFQGKLKITGNMGMAMKLQNLQLTTGKAKL, encoded by the exons ATGTCTGCAGCAAGAAACAGGGTTTTTGTTGTTGGGGTGGGAATGACAAAG TTTGAAAAGCCGGGTGCGAGAGACATCGATTACCCAGACATGGCTAAAGAAGCAG GGGAGAGAGCGCTGACTGATGCTGGAATCAAGTACACTGACGTCCAGCAAGCATGTGTAGGCTACGTGTATG GTGACTCGACATGTGGCCAAAGGGCTATTTATCACAGTCTGGGTCTGTCGGGGATCCCAATAATTAATGTCAACAATAACTGCTCTACCGGCTCCACAGCACTGTTTATGGCCCGACAGCTCGTTCAGGGAG GTTTGGCCGATTGTGTTCTTTCCTTGGGCTTTGAGAAGATGGAAAGAGGTTCACTATCCTCAAAG TACATGGACAGAACCAACCCTATGGACAAGCACATGGAGGTGATGATCAACTGTTATGGGATGGCGGCAGCACCAGCTGCACCTCAGATGTTCGGCAACGCTGGTAGAGAACACATGGAGAAGTACG GCACAAAACCGGAGCATTTTGCCAAAATTGCTTGGAAGAACCATAAGCATTCCACTAATAATCC ATACTCTCAGTTTCGGGATGAATATAGTCTGGAGCAGGTCATTAACTCCAGGAAGGTCTTTGAGTTCCTCACACTCTTGCAATGTTG CCCTACGTCAGATGGAGCAGGAGCTGCAGTGCTGGCCAGTGAGAAGTTTGTGAGGAGGAACGGATTGGAGAAAAAGGCTGTAGAGATCATTGCTCAAGAAATGGTCACAGACCTCAGCACTACCTTTGAGGAAAACAGCTGTATGAAAATG GTTGGCTATGACATGACCCGCCTTGCAGCTAAGAAGTGCTTTGAGACAGCTGGTCTGAAGGCTTCAGATGTTGATGTCATTGAGCTGCATGACTGCTTCTCTGCCAATGAGCTCATCACCTATGAAGCTCTTGGACTGTGTCCAGAGG GTAAAGCTGGTGAGCTGATTGATCGGGGTGATAATACATATGGTGGCAAATGGGTGATAAACCCCAGTGGAGGACTCATCTCAAAAGGACACCCACTTGGAGCTACAG GTCTGGCTCAGTGTGCAGAGCTGTGCTGGCAGCTGAGGGGGGAGGCGGGGCCTCGGCAGGTCCCCAGGGCAAAGGTTGCCCTGCAGCACAACATTGGTCTTGGTGGGGCGGTGGTGGTCACTCTCTACAGGATGGGCTTCCCTCAAGAAACAAG CTCTAGGATCGCTGCAGTGCCCACCAGCGCATCCACTGACCTCAAAGGCTTCAAAACTCACACTGTCTTTAAGGAGATAGAGAAGAAGCTGCAGGAG GAGGGTGAGGCGTTTGTAAAGAAAATTGGAGGTGTTTTCGCCTTCAAAGTGAAGGATGGTCCAGGTGGAAATGAAGCATTATGGGTTGTGGATGTAAAAAATGGCAAAGGCTCGGTGACCAATGATGAAG GTAAAAAGGCTGACTGCACCATCTCTATGGCAGACTCAGATCTGCTTGATTTGATGACGGGGCAAATAAATCCACAGACG GCATTTTTCCAAGGAAAACTAAAGATAACTGGAAATATGGGAATGGCCATGAAACTTCAAAACCTTCAGCTGACAACTGGAAAAGCCAAACTGTGA
- the czib gene encoding CXXC motif containing zinc binding protein: MGKFGLQFKATLENVTNVRPVGDDFRWYLKLKCGNCGEVSDKWQYITLLDSMPLKGGRGSASMVQKCKLCSRENSIDILRDTITPYNAEDSERFKTMVQFECRGLEPVDFQPQAGFAASGAETTTQFPEINLQEKDWTDYDEKASESVGIYEVTHQFIKC, encoded by the exons ATGGGG aaATTTGGGTTGCAGTTTAAAGCGACTTTGGAGAATGTAACAAACGTGAGGCCGGTGGGGGATGATTTCCGCTGGTATTTAAAG CTGAAATGTGGGAATTGTGGTGAGGTGTCGGATAAATGGCAGTACATCACCTTACTG GACAGCATGCCACTGAAAGGAGGACGAGGGAGTGCTAGCATGGTGCAGAAGTGCAAACTATGTTCTCGGGAAAACTCAATAG ATATCCTGAGGGACACAATTACACCTTACAAT GCAGAAGACAGTGAAAGGTTTAAGACAATGGTGCAGTTTGAGTGTCGAGGCCTGGAACCAGTTGATTTTCAGCCTCAG GCTGGTTTTGCTGCTAGCGGAGCGGAGACCACCACCCAGTTCCCTGAAATCAACCTGCAAGAGAAA GACTGGACAGACTATGACGAGAAAGCCAGTGAGTCTGTGGGGATCTATGAGGTCACTCATCAATTCATCAAgtgctga